In Leopardus geoffroyi isolate Oge1 chromosome B4, O.geoffroyi_Oge1_pat1.0, whole genome shotgun sequence, the DNA window ataagtgaaaaagatgaagacaacatagtgaaggcaaaataaaaaattggaccCCATTTTCAGTTGTGTAACATGGTCGTTcaggttatttttctttatagttgctcaaattcataataaaataggAGACGATTCCTGCTTTGGAAACAGCCCTACTTCCCCATGCTTCCTGAGCCAAGTCTTTAATGccatttcatcattttcctgTAGGTTAATTCTTAGGACATCAGAATATTTCTCTTCAAATAtcaaaaaagaacttttaaaggcAGTGAACCAATAAACAGTTCCTGTTTTTCCCATCTCTCAAAGGGTGGAGCCCCCAAAGGACTAGGAGAAGAAGGAAGTTAAAAGGTGTTAAATACTGAGGCCAGCTTGCCCTGGTCAGCCTAGAGATCTGGCTTCCTAGTCAACATGAAGGCTCTCCTTTTTCTGGGGCTTCTCCTCCTGTCCGTCACCGTCCAGGGCAAGATCTTTCAAAGATGTGAGCTGGCCAAAACTCTGAAAAGACTTGGGATGGATGGCTTTAAAGGTGTCAGCCTGGCGACCTGTAAGTTAACTCTCCATACGTGCAAGTACTTAGCCGAGTGTGGAATAGCCAGAGGATGAGTAATAAGAAAGAGGCTTTGAATGAGTggacttcttttatttctttgagggTCTGTGTGCTTACAATTGTTACAAATATCAACTCGTGTCTTTTGAATCAGATATGCCAGAAGAAGGAATGAGGGCATGGGAGAGCAAAATTCTATGCCATTCTAAGTACACCAGGACCCACTGCACTCTTCGAGTGCAGCTGAATTTGCCAGTTGCCTCAGGTTTAGTGGCAGATGAAGTCTGACTAAAAGATACATTTGAGTGCCTGGAATATGTATCAAGTCCTTTCTACTTGACTCCAGGTATTTCCTGTTTGGAACTTGGTTCCAAAAAAAAATGAGCCTAGAGTAATgagtattttctgctttttaaatttccctgCCATGACATGGGATTTTTAACAGCAAAGTTTTAAGAACCTATGTTGAACTCTCAGTGCAGTTCCCCTCAATTACTGTGTATGTAAggatccctgaaatgcagcttgAAATCCCATTTTACTATTCTCACTATAGTCGAttaactatttttcattttcttccacatAATTCAAGATATGTCCaagtaaaagttattttatatttgagtcCATATTTGTCAATGTGATCACTATATTTTTCAGGTTGAATTCAAACATTTCCTCTCaataactgtttaaaaattttttaatgtttatttttttgagagagagagcgcacgcaagcaggggaggggcagagaggtggagagaggattggaagcagaccctgcactgacagcagcaagcctgacctggggctcaaactcgcctgagcagaagttggacgctcaactgaccgagccaccaaggCGCTCCAATaactatttttgaatgaatgagtgggtgaaTAGATGAAAAagtctttcttatttatatttcttggttttttttttttaatgtttattcatttttgagagagagagaagatgagcgggagaggggaagagagagagagggagacacagaatccaaagcaggctgcaggctcccagctgtcaacacagagcctgatgaggggctctaactcatgaatggtgagatcatgacctgggcggaagtcagatgatttgactgagccacccaggcgcccctatatctcTTGTTTACCAGATTCTAATTTGATAACCAAATTCACCTTTAGGTAtcttaagaaaatttatttctcccagaaAATTCTTAGTTTTTCTGATAAAAAGCATTGTTCCATCAGCGTACATATCtgctattaattttaaaattcacttaacAACTCTGTTGATTTTCCTATTCTAGGCTAAATCTTGCCTGCAAgatgggagcaggggaagggtaatAGCAATGGAAGAAAcagctattttaatattttgaaagtatgCTATCTTGTTGATTAGCATTACAAAATGATTTGCTAACAAAAGGATTCTCACTAAAGTGTTGAAATAtttttggggatgcctggctgcttcagtcagtggaacatgcaactcttgatctcagggttataagttcaagAGCCAttttggatgtagagattactttaaaaaataaaatcttaggggcacctggattggttaagtggccgacttcagctcaggtcatgatctcatggttcctgtgttcaagccccatgtcaggctctgtgctgacagctcagagcctggagcctgcttcaaattctgtgtgtgtgtctctctctcttctcctcctccacttgtgctctgtcctgtctgtctctcaaaaataaataaacgttaaaaaatttttttaataataaaataaaatcttaaatatagatgtatatatatatttacaagtaAAACACACCTTTATACTTATAAAGTAAGTCATTAACAATAGAATAGCAAATTAGAACTGATTATGGTATGACAAATAAATCAGGTGGTATTGATAtttataactaaaaataagtttttttcagGGATGTGTGTGGCCAAATGGGAAAGTGATTATAACACAAAGACTACAAACTACAATCCTGGAAGCCGAAGCACTGATTATGGGATATTTCAGATTAATAGCCGTTACTGGTGTAATGATGGCAAAACCCCCCATGCAAAAAATGCCTGTCATGTATCCTGCAGCGGTAAGACACGATGATATTTGATTGATGGCACAGGACTCATCTGGCTATATTTACAAGAACAGAGAttcaatacaaatgaaaaatcttgaaagattCATCAGTGACCTAGAAAAACTCTATTTCAATGTCTAGAAATGCTTTATTATCTTTCTCATAATTCCCTAAGAAATTAAAGAGCTCATTATATCATAAAAAGTTGatgttttctaatatatgcaaGTTTCTGAAatgatatattaatttattataaatggatttaTTAATGCTTGTCAAAAAGAATGTcatttctcccactctctttggGGAGGTTTAGGGATAATTTGGTTGTGtggcccttttttaaaaattgtttttactttttattttgaaatgtcctAAATACATAGAAATTTAGAGACGTTAGTATAATAAACagccatttactttttttatgtatatgttccTTTTTgctgaatgattttattttattttattgttggtgccttttatttattttttgacattgtttaaattttatttatttttaattttacacttatttttagtgtaataatgttttcaggaatagaatttagtgactcatcacttacatataacatataacttGCACCTTCAGAAAATACAGTTCCTATATAATTATTGTTATACCTAACAAGTTGATTAATGGATTTGTTTAATTAGGGTGAAACAAATATTCTATTGAACtcatataaaaaatagaaataaatgtggaATCTCTAGTGCACAAAAATATTGGAGAAATATAGTAAAATTGATActgttaattttaaatgttaaaattcctAATAGACAAGATTCatctcagaatatattttttatccagataattatttttgatttattttttaaaatatattatataacatatgtgctcattgaataaaaatttttactaCCCAGAGATTTATGACCACTGGTAACTTCTAGTATATATTCTTCCACAAAATGTATCAATCATGTATATGAACATAAAGCTATATCATTCACAAATGAACctacacacaaacatataaacaatGTGTGTATTATGAAAAATGAAGTTGTACTACATATACTGCCTATAACTTGCTCTTTATCACACAAAATTATGTCAACAAATACAAAGCTGTATTCTTTTTCAATGATGAAAAGAATTCCACAAATTAATGTTCCGTACCTTATTGGTC includes these proteins:
- the LYZ gene encoding lysozyme C — protein: MKALLFLGLLLLSVTVQGKIFQRCELAKTLKRLGMDGFKGVSLATWMCVAKWESDYNTKTTNYNPGSRSTDYGIFQINSRYWCNDGKTPHAKNACHVSCSELLQDNISQAVKCAKRVVSDPQGIKAWVAWKTHCRNKDVSQYVRNCGV